The Spirosoma foliorum genome has a window encoding:
- a CDS encoding CocE/NonD family hydrolase — translation MIKKLMLGFLCLFLTTAGLAQSFQVPLVNTADSLRLAQKMQTLATNVLTAYQPQTDQKAFFETKFRLQLVAGQYAEAKKSITVVRSLSTDSLAELLYKQYELFAEARIGQLQDEGSFATQFKPLLSTLFSGLTDRRALTISTAFVSRNGVASLQNDFAALLAKHKTDNLDLAEAVALCTSYNTWQVYRQIEDTAKPILKADDERRFIIDDSVLIKTKEGATISAVVVRKRGIKTPQPTALLFFIYSNTDRSVAEAKYSATRGYVGIVADTRGKRLSPDPIEPYEHEARDVNSVIDWIVEQSWSNGKVGMYGGSYSGFAQWAALKYPHPALKTIVPYVAAIPGQGLPMENNVFLNANYQWAFYVTNTKYLDNEVNNDNQRWRRMRNRWYESGAAYNRIDSIDGTPNPWLQRWLKHPDYDAYWQSMVPYGPEFSTIKIPILSITGYYDDGQISAMQYVTEHYKYNPTAEHYLIIGPYDHFGAQQGGIPVLRDYQVDPIALINTRKITFDWLDYILKGGTKPALLTDKINYEVMGSNTWGHAPSLAKMGKTSLRLYLTNQKEGENYRLSKQRAKTPKTLKQVVDLADRTTSNNDYYPDPIIRKTLNRTNGLFFISDSFDQEAAVSGMFSGELKAMINKKDIDVGVVLYEVSPQGEYFELSYFLGRASYARDASRRQLLRPGVLETIPFSKTRFVSRKLSKGSRLLVVLNIDKNPFAQINYGTGKDVSQETVKDAGMPLTIQWSTDSYIQIPVQLDQ, via the coding sequence ATGATCAAAAAACTCATGCTGGGATTCCTATGCCTTTTCCTGACCACAGCGGGCCTTGCACAGTCCTTCCAGGTGCCACTAGTAAATACAGCCGATAGCCTCCGGTTAGCGCAGAAGATGCAGACGTTAGCGACGAACGTATTAACCGCTTATCAACCTCAAACTGATCAAAAGGCCTTTTTCGAGACAAAGTTTCGGCTGCAACTCGTAGCGGGCCAATACGCAGAAGCGAAGAAAAGTATTACGGTTGTGCGCTCGTTGTCAACCGATTCACTGGCGGAACTGCTCTATAAACAGTATGAACTTTTTGCCGAGGCTCGTATAGGTCAGTTACAGGACGAAGGGAGTTTTGCCACGCAATTTAAACCGTTGTTGAGTACGTTGTTCTCCGGATTAACGGATCGGCGGGCGTTGACTATTTCTACTGCTTTCGTCAGCCGGAATGGCGTAGCCAGTCTTCAAAATGACTTTGCTGCACTATTGGCTAAACATAAAACCGATAACCTAGATTTGGCAGAGGCCGTTGCACTCTGTACAAGTTATAATACATGGCAGGTTTATCGGCAGATCGAAGACACGGCCAAACCAATTTTAAAGGCTGACGATGAGCGTCGGTTTATCATTGACGATAGCGTTCTGATCAAAACCAAGGAAGGCGCTACTATTTCAGCTGTGGTGGTTCGTAAACGGGGCATTAAGACTCCGCAACCTACGGCGCTGTTATTCTTTATTTATTCCAATACGGATAGGAGTGTGGCTGAAGCCAAGTATTCGGCTACCCGAGGGTATGTCGGAATTGTGGCCGATACGCGGGGTAAACGATTGAGTCCAGACCCGATAGAGCCTTACGAGCACGAAGCCAGAGACGTGAATTCGGTCATTGACTGGATTGTTGAGCAATCCTGGAGCAACGGAAAGGTGGGTATGTACGGCGGAAGTTATTCAGGCTTTGCACAGTGGGCGGCCCTGAAATATCCACATCCAGCGCTGAAGACGATCGTTCCCTACGTCGCGGCTATTCCAGGACAGGGTTTGCCGATGGAGAATAATGTATTTCTGAACGCAAATTATCAGTGGGCGTTTTATGTGACGAATACGAAGTATCTGGATAATGAGGTTAATAACGACAACCAACGCTGGCGACGGATGCGTAACCGATGGTACGAATCGGGAGCGGCTTATAACCGGATCGACAGTATCGACGGGACGCCTAATCCCTGGTTACAACGCTGGTTGAAGCACCCGGACTACGACGCCTACTGGCAGAGCATGGTGCCCTATGGGCCTGAGTTTTCGACCATTAAGATTCCCATTTTGAGTATTACGGGCTATTATGATGACGGGCAAATTTCGGCCATGCAATACGTTACTGAGCATTATAAATACAACCCAACCGCCGAACATTATTTGATCATTGGTCCTTACGATCATTTTGGTGCCCAGCAGGGGGGCATTCCCGTATTGCGCGATTATCAGGTGGACCCCATCGCGTTGATCAATACCAGGAAAATCACCTTCGATTGGCTGGACTATATTTTGAAAGGGGGCACGAAACCAGCATTGTTGACGGATAAGATCAACTATGAGGTAATGGGGAGCAACACCTGGGGGCATGCTCCTTCGCTTGCCAAGATGGGTAAAACCAGCCTACGACTTTACCTGACAAACCAAAAAGAAGGCGAAAATTATAGGCTCAGTAAGCAACGGGCGAAAACGCCAAAAACACTAAAACAGGTAGTTGATTTGGCCGACCGGACTACCTCCAACAACGATTACTACCCAGACCCGATCATCCGAAAAACCTTGAACCGGACTAACGGGCTATTTTTTATCAGCGATTCCTTCGATCAGGAGGCTGCCGTCAGTGGAATGTTTTCGGGCGAACTAAAGGCGATGATCAACAAAAAAGATATAGATGTCGGGGTTGTACTCTATGAAGTAAGCCCACAGGGCGAGTATTTCGAATTGTCGTACTTTTTGGGCCGGGCCAGTTATGCCCGTGATGCGAGCCGTCGACAGTTGTTGCGCCCTGGGGTTTTGGAGACGATCCCCTTTTCAAAAACGAGATTCGTTAGTCGGAAACTAAGCAAGGGTAGCCGTTTGCTGGTGGTGTTGAATATTGATAAGAACCCGTTTGCTCAGATCAATTACGGCACAGGAAAAGACGTAAGTCAGGAGACAGTCAAGGATGCGGGGATGCCTTTGACGATTCAGTGGTCTACGGATAGCTATATCCAGATTCCCGTTCAGCTAGATCAATAG
- a CDS encoding LytR/AlgR family response regulator transcription factor: MKKISVLIIDDERHARMELKRLIASFPELECIGEARNADEAQELIDAKRPDVLFLDIQMPERSGFDLLEALPEVPDVIFTTAYDQYALKAFEVSALDYLLKPIRAERFAQAIAKLVLKQPSAAQSKQVFVKDKDRYQFVRWERVHLIESMDNYARLFYEEKSVWLKSSLNQLVKTLDETLFFRINRAQIINLNFIQTIDTAEHGRLTVTLTTGQTLTVSDRQSVRLRNLRKL, translated from the coding sequence ATGAAGAAGATAAGCGTCCTGATTATCGACGATGAACGGCATGCTCGTATGGAGCTTAAGCGCCTGATCGCCAGTTTTCCGGAACTGGAGTGTATTGGCGAAGCCAGAAATGCTGACGAAGCCCAGGAATTGATTGACGCGAAACGGCCCGACGTATTGTTTCTGGACATTCAGATGCCCGAACGTTCTGGATTCGATTTGCTGGAGGCTTTGCCAGAGGTGCCCGACGTGATCTTTACCACGGCTTATGATCAATATGCGCTCAAGGCGTTTGAGGTGAGTGCTTTGGATTACCTGCTGAAACCGATTCGGGCCGAACGCTTTGCGCAGGCCATCGCTAAACTGGTTCTGAAACAACCCTCCGCTGCTCAGAGCAAACAAGTTTTTGTGAAGGATAAAGATCGCTATCAGTTCGTTCGCTGGGAGCGCGTTCACCTGATCGAATCCATGGATAATTATGCCCGCCTATTTTACGAAGAGAAAAGCGTCTGGTTAAAAAGCTCCTTAAACCAGTTGGTCAAAACGCTGGACGAGACGCTATTTTTTCGGATTAACCGGGCGCAGATTATCAACTTAAACTTCATCCAAACGATCGATACCGCCGAGCATGGACGATTGACCGTTACGCTGACCACCGGACAAACGCTAACAGTTTCGGACCGCCAATCGGTTCGACTCCGTAATCTGAGGAAACTATAA